A section of the Rhipicephalus sanguineus isolate Rsan-2018 chromosome 11, BIME_Rsan_1.4, whole genome shotgun sequence genome encodes:
- the LOC119373875 gene encoding uncharacterized protein LOC119373875 isoform X2 gives MKTVVKRDVNEWVIETEREVSKGCKNAKDVAFVPLLAAYFGVKEEALFKVFEHGTSITDVVSELPPTPIIAALGTIFSDKCYVACEQELFCEASNFTEAVCVMFLTYYAFNMMYANNAATTLEFLQRQLFLINPPTGKKREGGQRSRTVVNSRNMKLNHVLRANVSPEQLDSDQ, from the exons ATGAAAACTGTAGTAAAGAGGGATGTCAACGAATGGGTCATCGAGACAGAGCGGGAGGTGTCAAAGGGCTGCAAGAACGCTAAGGATGTGGCATTTGTGCCATTGTTGGCTGCGTATTTTGGCGTCAAAGAAGAGGCCCTCTTCAAAGTTTTCGAG CATGGTACAAGTATAACAGACGTGGTTTCTGAGTTGCCACCTACGCCCATCATTGCAGCACTAG gaacCATCTTTTCGGACAAATGCTATGTGGCCTGTGAGCAGGAACTGTTTTGCGAAGCATCCAATTTCACCGAGGCAGTCTGCGTAATGTTCCTGACTTACTATGCTTTCAACATGATGTACGCGAACAATGCTGCGACAACACTGGAATTCTTGCAAAG GCAGCTGTTCCTCATCAATCCACCAACCGGTAAAAAGCGGGAAGGGGGACAGCGGTCAAGGACAGTGGTTAATTCGAGAAATATGAAGCTGAACCATGTGCTTCGAGCAAACGTCTCACCCGAGCAGCTGGACTCTGACCAG
- the LOC119373875 gene encoding uncharacterized protein LOC119373875 isoform X1 produces the protein MKTVVKRDVNEWVIETEREVSKGCKNAKDVAFVPLLAAYFGVKEEALFKVFEHGTSITDVVSELPPTPIIAALGTIFSDKCYVACEQELFCEASNFTEAVCVMFLTYYAFNMMYANNAATTLEFLQRQLFLINPPTGKKREGGQRSRTVVNSRNMKLNHVLRANVSPEQLDSDQ, from the exons ATGAAAACTGTAGTAAAGAGGGATGTCAACGAATGGGTCATCGAGACAGAGCGGGAGGTGTCAAAGGGCTGCAAGAACGCTAAGGATGTGGCATTTGTGCCATTGTTGGCTGCGTATTTTGGCGTCAAAGAAGAGGCCCTCTTCAAAGTTTTCGAG CATGGTACAAGTATAACAGACGTGGTTTCTGAGTTGCCACCTACGCCCATCATTGCAGCACTAG gaacCATCTTTTCGGACAAATGCTATGTGGCCTGTGAGCAGGAACTGTTTTGCGAAGCATCCAATTTCACCGAGGCAGTCTGCGTAATGTTCCTGACTTACTATGCTTTCAACATGATGTACGCGAACAATGCTGCGACAACACTGGAATTCTTGCAAAG GCAGCTGTTCCTCATCAATCCACCAACCGGTAAAAAGCGGGAAGGGGGACAGCGGTCAAGGACAGTGGTTAATTCGAGAAATATGAAGCTGAACCATGTGCTTCGAGCAAACGTCTCACCCGAGCAGCTGGACTCTGACCAG tga